A window of Cucurbita pepo subsp. pepo cultivar mu-cu-16 chromosome LG06, ASM280686v2, whole genome shotgun sequence contains these coding sequences:
- the LOC111797039 gene encoding probable protein phosphatase 2C 10 isoform X2 — protein MDKLCCFNASYSRVRSASNYGKGRSHEGVIKYGFCLVKGKANHPMEDYHVAKFVQIQEHELGLFAIYDGHVQQTVPAYLQKHLFSNILKEEDFWVDPNSSILKAYEKTDQAILSHSSDLGRGGSTAVTAILINGQRLWVANVGDSRAVLSRGGEAIQMTIDHEPNAERSIIENKGGFVSNMPGDVPRVNGQLAVSRAFGDKSLKSHLRSDPDIRDINIDANTDVLILASDGLWKVMSNQEAVDIARRIKDPMKAAKQLITEALLNESKDDISCIVVRFR, from the exons GTTCGGTCGGCGTCGAACTACGGTAAAGGAAGAAGCCATGAAGGAGTAATCAAGTATGGATTCTGCCTGgtgaaagggaaagctaaCCATCCCATGGAAGATTACCATGTTGCTAAGTTCGttcaaattcaagaacatgaaTTGGGGCTGTTTGCTATCTACGATGGCCATGTTCAACAAACTGTGCCTGCTTACTTACAAAAGCATCTCTTTTCTAATATCCTCAAAGAG GAGGACTTTTGGGTCGACCCGAACAGCTCCATCTTGAAAGCCTACGAGAAAACGGACCAGGCGATTCTATCTCACAGCTCTGACTTGGGTCGTGGCGGATCAACCGCTGTTACTGCTATTCTGATTAACGGTCAACGACTATGGGTGGCCAACGTCGGAGATTCACGCGCTGTTCTTTCGAGAGGCGGTGAAGCTATACAAATGACCATTGATCACGAGCCGAATGCTGAACGCAGTATCATCGAGAATAAAGGTGGCTTCGTTTCTAACATGCCAG GAGACGTACCTCGAGTGAACGGTCAGCTAGCGGTTTCGCGAGCATTTGGAGACAAGAGTCTCAAATCTCACCTACGATCGGATCCCGACATACGTGATATTAACATAGACGCCAACACGGACGTATTAATTCTCGCTAGCGATGGTCTTTGGAAG GTCATGTCGAATCAAGAAGCGGTCGATATCGCACGAAGAATCAAGGACCCGATGAAGGCTGCAAAGCAGTTAATAACAGAGGCTTTGCTGAACGAGAGTAAAGACGACATATCGTGCATTGTCGTTAGATTTAGATAG
- the LOC111797040 gene encoding leucine-rich repeat-containing protein 46-like, whose translation MCNLLKCTPGLSNCAIMKELYLAGNKISDVDGLHRLLKLTVLDLSFNKISTNKSLAQLVANYNSLQALNLLGNPIQSNVSDDQLRKAVVGLLPSLVYLNKQPIKAQRAREVATDSVAKAALGNGSWCSHRRTSRKTSHIAPSSSSISGHRSSASVAHKGRHRSKAPTLRHSSLGMDSSALPSSSSR comes from the coding sequence ATGTGCAATTTGTTGAAATGTACACCAGGGTTGTCAAACTGTGCGATTATGAAGGAACTCTATCTTGCTGGCAACAAGATTAGTGATGTTGATGGACTGCATCGACTCTTGAAGCTCACGGTTCTCGACCTAAGCTTCAACAAGATTTCAACAAACAAATCTCTGGCCCAACTTGTTGCCAACTACAACTCTCTTCAAGCTCTTAATCTGTTGGGGAATCCAATTCAAAGTAATGTGAGCGACGACCAGCTACGCAAGGCAGTTGTTGGCCTTCTTCCAAGTCTTGTTTATCTAAACAAGCAGCCCATCAAAGCACAGAGAGCTCGAGAAGTCGCAACTGACAGCGTTGCCAAAGCTGCACTAGGGAACGGTAGTTGGTGTTCTCATAGAAGAACATCAAGGAAAACGAGCCATATAGCACCATCGTCATCTTCCATCAGTGGGCACAGGAGTAGTGCAAGTGTTGCACACAAAGGCAGGCACAGATCAAAAGCGCCAACCTTACGCCATTCTTCTCTGGGGATGGATTCATCAGCCcttccatcatcatcatctcgtTAG